The DNA window CTCCTGTTTGACTGGTGTTTTGAATCTCGTAAACAAACTTCTTTTCGGTtttttaactttttttGGCTGCATCAATTCATCTTCTGGCTCTTCTTTAGTCGGACTTGACAAAATTAAGAACTCAGAATCATTAATAGTGCCACCTGGATATGACATGTCTGGCAAATCAGTATCAGTTGTTCCTGACCCGCCATTAACAATGTTGCCATTAGAATTACCTTCACCAGACGCAACAGGCGTTGGATTGGTCTTAAATATACTTCTGATCAAATGCCTTGATTGATTGGAACTTAACAAATTTTGTGGAGATGACGTGGAAGTGGGGGGTGTAGGTGGCGACCTGTTATGATGATTTGTATTCTTCTCACTCATAAATGGTAAAATATTACTTATTGAGCTCGTAAAGCTTGTATAGCGAGCATTTCTTTGTTGCAGTTGTTGTGAATGTTGACTATCTATCGATGGACGATGGTTatacaaatcaaaagaCGGACGCTGTAATGAAGAGGGCACTTGATCCATCGAGTTTCTGCTGAAATATTGTTGAGCGGAAAAAAATGACGGCTGGCCAGACTGTATTGACGAAGCCCTCGATGTGGCGGTTGTTAATGGAGACAATTCATTATGTATTGATTTGCTTGGTAAACTAGTATGGGATGCAAGATCCTGTGGAgagtgttgttgttgttgttgttgctgctgctgctgctgctgctgatGGGCCTGTCCCtgtgattgttgttgcaaatGTAATTGGTGGTTAATTACATTGGCAGCATAATAACTGTCAATCGATCCATTCCGTAATCGTCCAGTTCGGTGATGACTATCATCGTCAAAGTACAAATCCTTTCCGTTGACAAATAAACCCGTGCCAGCATTATTTACATTCGCAAACGACGAGACACGCGAGGTGTTATCAAATGAGCTAAATGCAGATTCGTGAGGTCGAATAGTTGTCACATTTGTCTCTTGTTGCTGTGGCAGTAATTCTGTATGCTGTAGACTAGGCACTGATAGTTGGTTATTAAACATAGACTCGACGTCTGGTTGATTATGGACCCTATTACTGGTCactattgaattattatccGTTTGTTGTTCAAAATACAAGTCCAGTTCAATAGTGAATGGGGGAGAGTCATCAATTTCCATCTGGTCAGTATTAAAATTCAGATGATAAGCCCCCGGCATATTCACCGTGATCTGTGGATTTGATAGAATATTACTTGCCATACCATTTAGCTGGACTTGTTCTTgtgaattatttaaatgagGTTGAAAGTTGGagaaatcatttaaaaattgcagcagcagcagttgttgttgttgttgttgttgttgttgttgttgttgttgttgttgttgttgttgttgcagttGTTGGTCTGGTGGAGCCAAATCGAGATCCATATTCAATGGTGATGCCAATGCTGccaaatcattatttgtcTTGTACATGCTATCAGTGTTACTTTCATATGCTTGCTGAGATGGAATATTAAACTGTTGATATAGCTTCTCATAGTCACTCGATAGAGGTATATCGTCATTATCTATTGTGTCAATCATCTTATTAAATGGCAGCACCTGATTGCGCATCTGCCGCTGTTGATCTAACTCTGAACCTCGTAGTTGTGAAGAATACAGCTGTTGTACTGATGCTGGATCCAGTAGCAATTCTGGTACCGATTGGTCCATGTTATTATGTGAATCCATATTTGTACAGCCTCCTTGTTAAGAAAAATCCTGTTATTGATCAGTCTGTAAGGTTGAACAAGTAGATACCCTTTATGtttcaatcaaacaataatcagatcaaatattcaataGGATGGCAAAggtattgattttttttttgaatgtGGAGTATAGAAGTTCTAGGAATGATTCACAGTGATGTATGGAAGAAGTGTTTCATatatttttagttttgttttcacTTACacttttctcttttctttctttctttggttTATACACATAATTTGTTCAAGTGTCATTTtcgtcttttttttttttgttacttTCCTTTAAATTGTCCCATTATTCTTATTTCCACACATAATACCACTAAcaatttgttggtttgatttatttctGATTGACAGCCTCTATTCTGTTTTGTAATCCACACTAAACTTGAAAAAGATGTCAAGCCATTCTAGTAAAGGAAGGAATAATTTTAGCGGAAGAGCTTGATGAAGGAATAGAGGGGGCGGGGGGGGACGGAATTGTGAGAGATCATTATGATAGTTTTAAGTTTTCTATTGACCTTTCGAGGCGCTGCAATTATTGTATTTATTCATATTTGCAACTTTGATCAAAGTACTGTTCATAATAGATTTGTTTTACTTATTACAAGCTACCATTGACTGATCATATATTGTATAATTGGCTGAATGATAAACCAGTAACAGTTGATACTCCAAAATCACCTGACGTGCCAGAATTCTTACAATATACacaaaaaaaggaaagtagtagtagtagtttcCTCCCTTTGTTTTAATGTCTCGAATAAACAAGCTTGGAACTTAATCGGTATTTAATTTGAATCAGAATACCCCCCCCCCCGCAAGCACATGGTTAGAAGGGATTGGGTAGATACACTAAAATACGTGGAAAATAAACAAGGCTAATATCGGGAATAATATTTGTTACTTGTACAtttatacaaaaaaaaagaaggaaaagaatCTATCAAAACATATATAGAGGAATGGGAACAAACAAAAGGATGTGCTTTTGCTCTAGTTGTGTTCGCTTTGACCAGATATTACTCTTTGCCTTAGTAATTTGTTACTGcattcattttcttcagTATCAGATTCATTCATTATTCTTTCAAAATGGCTGTCGAGCACTTGACTGAACGCTTCATCACTATCACAGTCTTCTCTGATTACGTCAGACCGATCTAAACAATTATCATGCACCGACTGTGCATCTGGGTTCACTACTCTCAATATTGATCTTCGCTTACTGCTTACCAACACTTGAACATCCATTCTATCATCCAAAGATGTTGCTTCCGAATCAACAATGCCGTTGTGTTCATAATTTCCCTCAACATCAGACTCTAACTCATTTTTGTGGTTACCAGGAATTAAATGCTCTGAGCTAGTCAATCGCGTAGACTGTagtctttttattttcccAACTGGGGTTTGTGGAGGACTTTTGGTAAAAGAAAACGCCTTTTTCGGGTGAAGTCTAGGTCTACTAGGTTTAGATAAAACCAAATGAGGATTTTTCCCTTCACCCAagtctttttcttcttccctATTCTCACCATGAATTCTGCtataatcatcataatGACTGCTACTATTACTGTTAGaatcttcatcatccaCCATATTCAAAGTATCATTGGATGCAAGATAACTGTTCCGTAAACGCCGTTTGTCATAATCTTGCCTTTTTTTCATCCATGAATCTATTGATGCACCACTCAAAGTAGAATTTGAATCATTGTCATGGTGATAAAATGGTTTTAATGTTGACGGTGGAGGATTCAAGTATCcatatttataatcaatttcattatattgttgttgctgcaaTTCCAACTTGcgtttattatttcttctgagaaagaaaagaatgaaaagaCCTGCTATTATTGCCAATGATAGAATGGGTAAAACCGTTCCAAGAACAATTTTTACAGTAGTGTTCTGGTGTGACGATCTGGAGTTTGGCCCCTTTAGGATATTGGCGgt is part of the Candida dubliniensis CD36 chromosome R, complete sequence genome and encodes:
- a CDS encoding zinc finger protein, putative, which produces MDSHNNMDQSVPELLSDPASVQQSYSSQLRGSELDQQRQMRNQVSPFNKMIDTIDNDDIPLSSDYEKLYQQFNIPSQQAYESNTDSMYKTNNDLAALASPLNMDLDLAPPDQQSQQQQQQQQQQQQQQQQQQQSSSSQFLNDFSNFQPHLNNSQEQVQLNGMASNILSNPQITVNMPGAYHSNFNTDQMEIDDSPPFTIESDLYFEQQTDNNSIVTSNRVHNQPDVESMFNNQLSVPSLQHTELSPQQQETNVTTIRPHESAFSSFDNTSRVSSFANVNNAGTGLFVNGKDLYFDDDSHHRTGRLRNGSIDSYYAANVINHQLHLQQQSQGQAHQQQQQQQQQQQQQHSPQDLASHTSLPSKSIHNELSPLTTATSRASSIQSGQPSFFSAQQYFSRNSMDQVPSSLQRPSFDLYNHRPSIDSQHSQQSQQRNARYTSFTSSISNILPFMSEKNTNHHNRSPPTPPTSTSSPQNLLSSNQSRHLIRSIFKTNPTPVASGEGNSNGNIVNGGSGTTDTDLPDMSYPGGTINDSEFLILSSPTKEEPEDELMQPKKVKKPKRSLFTRFKTPVKQEQPDQEMTASAPGEELKPDENVSDVIGNISSHHSSGTPSLTTGAGGNTLEHSISESSFQEPDYAALFENVGKRKTKSYRKPKGKIKDEEQQQQLPVSSGTTGGASSNNSTGTVEKTSFFNKTKIKKEPVSERSSLLDNVSAGNVSVSSSDTSSNQNVIGSDDQSGVASSSTPTTSTLANASKRILGSKLISKKKSTSKLKDYTAAELEDMCTVSSLDTPVATMISKGIEVEVDLASLDLPPDTKIFPTSIINNKNRTRGRKENKEADLSDTSKIYLCNLCQRRFKRHEHLKRHFRSLHTFEKPYNCDICHKKFSRSDNLNQHLKIHKQEEEKDCTGTETGVGTDDASD